One region of Chryseobacterium sp. SORGH_AS_0447 genomic DNA includes:
- a CDS encoding sugar MFS transporter: MINEVKTKGRSYTVPLITITLLFFMWGFITCMNDILIPYLKQLFSLTFFESMLVQFCFFGAYFIGSLIYFLISTTSGDPIDKVGYKKGILFGIFLAALGCVLFYPAASLVSYPLFLGALFILGLGFTVLQITANAYVSLLGPEDSASSRLNMTQAFNAFGTTIAPVLGGHLIFELFSAPDGSFSAAATKIPYLIFAGILLLVALIISRVKLPDFKVAGEEVVKGFGALQHNHLKFGVLAMFCYVGGEVAVGSFIISFLEQPQVMNLSEVVSKNYLSLYWGGAMIGRFLGAISLNHSISQGKKALYMLGAAAAVFLVIFSIVDLTFSQISFFLVFIALNFIAFFIGKSAPARTLSIFAAVNVLLLISAMLNHGALAMYSILGIGIFNSIMFSNIYTLAISGLGKYTSQGSSLVVMAILGGAIVPIFQGFLADHFGVQHSFIIPVFCYVVILIFGAYCTKYLGHVKQEADAKSGH, encoded by the coding sequence ATGATCAATGAAGTGAAGACCAAAGGCCGGAGCTATACCGTTCCGCTGATTACCATTACGCTTTTATTTTTTATGTGGGGATTCATCACGTGTATGAATGACATCCTCATTCCTTACCTCAAACAGCTGTTCAGCCTGACGTTCTTTGAATCGATGCTGGTACAGTTCTGTTTTTTCGGAGCTTATTTTATCGGCTCCCTGATTTATTTTTTAATCTCGACCACCAGCGGCGATCCGATCGATAAAGTGGGATACAAGAAAGGAATTCTTTTCGGGATTTTTCTGGCGGCACTGGGCTGCGTGCTCTTTTATCCGGCGGCAAGCCTGGTTTCCTATCCTTTGTTTTTAGGAGCGCTGTTTATTTTGGGGCTTGGATTTACGGTACTGCAGATCACGGCGAATGCTTATGTTTCCCTTTTGGGACCTGAAGATTCTGCCTCAAGCCGTCTGAATATGACGCAGGCTTTTAATGCTTTCGGAACGACGATTGCGCCTGTTTTGGGCGGTCACCTGATTTTTGAGCTTTTTTCTGCACCGGACGGATCTTTTTCAGCCGCTGCCACCAAGATTCCTTACCTGATCTTTGCGGGCATCTTATTGCTGGTTGCTCTGATTATTTCAAGGGTTAAGCTTCCGGACTTTAAAGTAGCGGGAGAAGAAGTGGTAAAGGGTTTCGGCGCTTTGCAGCATAATCACCTGAAATTCGGGGTGCTGGCCATGTTCTGCTATGTAGGCGGGGAAGTGGCGGTAGGAAGCTTTATCATCAGTTTCCTGGAGCAGCCTCAGGTCATGAATCTTTCTGAAGTGGTAAGCAAAAATTATCTTTCCCTGTATTGGGGCGGCGCGATGATCGGCCGTTTCCTGGGAGCCATTTCACTTAACCATTCCATCAGCCAGGGGAAGAAAGCACTGTATATGCTGGGCGCTGCGGCTGCGGTTTTTTTGGTGATCTTCAGCATTGTGGATCTTACCTTTTCGCAGATCAGCTTTTTCCTTGTATTCATTGCTTTAAATTTTATCGCCTTCTTCATCGGGAAATCGGCTCCGGCAAGAACCCTTTCTATTTTTGCCGCGGTGAATGTATTGCTGTTGATTTCTGCCATGCTGAATCATGGGGCGTTAGCGATGTATAGTATTTTAGGAATCGGGATTTTCAACTCGATCATGTTTTCTAATATTTATACATTAGCCATTTCAGGACTGGGGAAATATACCAGTCAGGGTTCATCACTGGTGGTTATGGCCATTCTGGGCGGTGCGATCGTTCCGATTTTCCAGGGTTTCCTGGCCGATCATTTCGGGGTGCAGCATTCCTTTATTATTCCGGTGTTCTGCTATGTGGTTATCTTGATTTTCGGTGCTTACTGTACCAAATATCTGGGCCACGTAAAGCAGGAGGCCGATGCCAAATCCGGACACTAA
- a CDS encoding glycoside hydrolase family 3 N-terminal domain-containing protein: MKKSVYNIATLFLGITAFSQNFTTVTNAKGPTLGYSPESGVQILTVGGKKFKDLNRNGKLDRYEDWRLPVDERAKDLASKMSVEQIAGLMLYSGHQSVPAAAEGIRAGKYNGMLYKESGAKAYDLTDQQKKFLKEDHLRHVLVTTVESPEVAARWSNNIQAYIEGLGLGIPANNSTDPRHSATVTAEFNEGAGGQISLWPDGLAMGATFDPELVKKFGHIAAQEYRALGISTALSPQIDLGTEPRWYRIAYVFSESPDLTADMARGYIDGFQTTSGSKNGWGNKSVNAMVKHWPGGGPEEGGRDGHWAMGKFAVYPGNNFQNHVKPFTEGAFKLSGGTKEASAVMPYYTISFNQDTKNGENVGNGYSKYLITDLLRGKYKYDGVVCTDWLITADEPKTPGGFAGKPWGAEKLSIAERHYKVLEAGVDQFGGNNDKGPVLEAYKMGVKEHGEQYMRNRFEQSAVRLLRNFFRTGLFENPYVNVEETVKTVGNPEFMKAGYEAQVKSIVMLKNKGRVLPVKERKTVYIPKRYSPATFNWWGVYTAPSLEYPVDIEKIKKHYNVTEDPSKADFALVFVKSPHSEEGGYSDIDAAEGGNGYLPISLQYKTYTATEAREKSIAAGDPVVAPNVHDRSFKNKTSTAANFTDLLTIENTYKAMNGKPVVVSVTASKPMIFNEFEKHADAILMNFNVSNQAVVDIVTGKYEPSGLLPLQMPADMATVEKQKEDVPYDVEVHKDSEGHSYDFGYGMNWSGVIKDARTEKYKK, encoded by the coding sequence ATGAAAAAATCAGTATATAATATTGCCACCTTATTCTTAGGAATCACCGCATTTTCCCAGAATTTCACAACGGTGACCAATGCAAAAGGACCAACGTTAGGATATTCTCCTGAATCCGGAGTACAAATTCTGACGGTAGGCGGGAAAAAATTTAAGGATTTAAACCGAAACGGTAAGCTCGATAGATATGAAGACTGGAGGCTTCCGGTGGATGAACGGGCAAAAGATCTTGCATCAAAAATGTCGGTAGAACAGATTGCCGGGCTCATGCTGTATAGCGGGCACCAGTCGGTTCCTGCAGCTGCAGAGGGTATCAGAGCAGGAAAATACAACGGGATGCTGTATAAGGAAAGTGGTGCCAAAGCGTATGACTTAACGGATCAGCAGAAGAAGTTTTTAAAGGAAGACCATCTTCGCCACGTTTTGGTAACTACGGTAGAATCTCCTGAAGTTGCCGCCCGATGGAGCAACAATATCCAGGCTTACATCGAAGGTCTCGGATTGGGAATTCCTGCCAACAACAGTACGGATCCAAGGCATTCTGCAACGGTAACCGCAGAGTTCAACGAAGGCGCAGGAGGGCAGATTTCCCTCTGGCCGGACGGGCTGGCTATGGGCGCTACCTTCGATCCGGAACTGGTGAAAAAGTTCGGGCATATCGCCGCTCAGGAATACAGAGCTTTAGGAATTTCAACAGCACTGTCGCCGCAGATCGACTTGGGTACTGAACCCCGTTGGTACAGGATCGCTTATGTTTTCAGCGAAAGTCCTGATCTTACGGCAGATATGGCAAGAGGTTATATCGATGGTTTCCAAACCACATCCGGCAGCAAAAACGGCTGGGGAAACAAAAGTGTAAATGCGATGGTCAAGCACTGGCCGGGCGGAGGACCTGAAGAAGGCGGCCGCGACGGCCACTGGGCAATGGGTAAATTTGCAGTCTATCCGGGCAATAATTTCCAGAATCATGTAAAGCCTTTCACGGAAGGCGCTTTCAAATTAAGCGGAGGAACCAAAGAAGCATCGGCTGTGATGCCTTATTATACGATCAGTTTTAACCAGGATACGAAAAACGGTGAAAACGTAGGAAACGGATACAGCAAATACCTGATCACTGATCTGCTCCGCGGAAAATATAAATACGACGGGGTGGTTTGTACCGACTGGCTGATAACCGCAGACGAACCGAAAACACCGGGAGGCTTTGCCGGAAAACCTTGGGGGGCTGAAAAATTATCCATTGCAGAACGCCACTACAAAGTCCTGGAAGCGGGGGTTGACCAATTCGGAGGAAATAATGATAAAGGTCCGGTGCTGGAAGCGTACAAAATGGGTGTGAAAGAGCACGGAGAACAATATATGCGAAACCGTTTCGAACAGTCTGCAGTCCGTTTGCTGAGAAATTTTTTCAGAACGGGGCTGTTTGAAAATCCGTATGTAAATGTAGAAGAAACGGTGAAGACTGTGGGTAATCCGGAGTTTATGAAAGCCGGTTACGAAGCCCAGGTAAAATCGATTGTAATGCTGAAGAACAAAGGTAGAGTGCTGCCTGTAAAAGAAAGGAAAACAGTGTACATCCCCAAAAGATATTCTCCGGCAACATTCAACTGGTGGGGTGTTTACACGGCTCCTTCACTGGAATATCCTGTAGATATCGAAAAAATCAAGAAACATTATAACGTAACGGAAGATCCTTCCAAAGCAGATTTCGCATTGGTTTTTGTGAAAAGTCCGCACAGCGAAGAAGGCGGTTACAGCGATATTGATGCGGCAGAAGGCGGAAACGGTTATCTTCCGATTTCCCTTCAGTACAAAACCTACACGGCCACCGAAGCCAGGGAAAAAAGTATTGCAGCAGGAGACCCTGTAGTAGCGCCGAACGTGCATGACCGCTCATTTAAAAATAAAACGTCTACAGCTGCCAACTTTACAGACCTTTTAACGATTGAAAATACCTACAAAGCCATGAACGGAAAACCTGTGGTTGTTTCTGTTACCGCTTCAAAACCGATGATTTTCAATGAATTTGAAAAACATGCCGATGCGATTCTCATGAACTTCAATGTTTCCAATCAGGCCGTAGTAGACATTGTTACCGGGAAGTATGAACCTTCCGGGCTGCTTCCGCTTCAGATGCCGGCTGATATGGCCACCGTGGAAAAACAGAAAGAAGATGTACCTTACGACGTGGAAGTGCATAAAGATTCCGAAGGTCATTCGTATGATTTCGGATACGGAATGAACTGGTCCGGTGTCATTAAAGATGCCAGAACAGAAAAGTACAAAAAGTAG
- a CDS encoding TonB-dependent receptor, with the protein MRKLTLKISALGMMFSFAVAFGQEKTDTLAVKNAVNAVVKQEEGVKTVTTSSKEDNNRNVMLNAANNTSPRDVNIGLPSTVGGITILENDLPAVYFFWPELPNKTWRQSVGLEKTGLLKMDQLANTMGDLGFAVNSYSQTGTKDFKLKGKLTTSTFGWLQCDVNASGPVSKNGWTYTVGAFANFDPSTYKLGFARNADETKIFRAGVTKYFNNDKGKISVLYKYADSYSITNYAVFQYGPEGKVTELDNFKIGRDSYVVRDGQMKIKDILTGEYSWRSMSGNDNRTTSHNIDVFGNYLLNNGWNFKFSTRAHFAKAKMSNMIPLSIFNADSAAGYTLASNGQAYSGPVGTILGMYTPETPITNIAGRFSLNKQLGDHNVTFGVLEQFYHVDQFTSNRAFFFQSVEPQPQRLIGPNTDADGFYNYNAGGEYHSGTENKLSVYGTDEWKVTDNFNLSYGLHLRNHVLDGEYSLTPRTVGFSFTNANQFDQINKSFFQIAGSLNATYNITKNFGVLANFLYTEENRRLESYSQAFEPNTNKIKSPLGAFGVFWNTNWIQLISQATYLKKNNNLNRYNLVNPANSSQAQVATVYYDIQTLGWTTDFVVKPFKGFNLHYLVTFQNPVYKKFNFNAFGKDYDYSDNNVLGVAKVLMEIDPSYTVDKWRFWASFRYFSKQYANLTNALYFAPRWETFGGVSYTVNKNINIGATVINFLNQRGASGTINGAELITDASPYYGKLLTGTYIMPLTGQFSVSFNF; encoded by the coding sequence ATGAGAAAATTAACTTTAAAAATTTCAGCATTGGGAATGATGTTTTCCTTTGCTGTGGCTTTCGGTCAGGAAAAGACCGATACGCTGGCTGTTAAAAATGCAGTGAATGCTGTAGTTAAACAGGAAGAGGGTGTTAAAACCGTGACAACATCTTCAAAAGAGGATAACAACAGAAACGTAATGCTGAACGCGGCCAACAATACAAGTCCGCGGGATGTGAATATCGGTTTGCCTTCAACCGTAGGCGGAATCACCATTCTGGAAAACGACCTTCCGGCCGTTTATTTCTTCTGGCCCGAGCTTCCGAATAAAACATGGAGACAAAGTGTCGGTCTGGAGAAAACAGGATTATTGAAAATGGATCAGCTGGCCAATACCATGGGCGACCTCGGTTTTGCCGTGAATTCCTATTCACAAACAGGGACCAAAGATTTTAAGCTGAAAGGTAAATTGACGACGAGTACTTTCGGCTGGCTGCAGTGCGATGTCAATGCTTCGGGACCGGTTTCTAAAAACGGATGGACTTACACGGTAGGTGCTTTTGCCAATTTTGATCCGAGTACCTACAAATTAGGCTTTGCAAGAAATGCCGATGAAACCAAGATATTCCGCGCTGGCGTAACCAAGTATTTTAATAATGACAAGGGTAAAATTTCGGTTTTATACAAATACGCGGATTCGTACAGCATCACCAATTATGCCGTTTTCCAGTACGGGCCTGAAGGAAAAGTGACAGAGCTTGACAATTTCAAAATCGGACGGGATTCTTACGTCGTGAGAGACGGCCAGATGAAAATCAAAGATATCCTTACAGGAGAATATTCCTGGAGATCGATGAGCGGAAATGATAACAGGACCACCTCGCACAACATTGATGTTTTTGGTAACTATCTGTTAAACAATGGCTGGAATTTTAAGTTTTCGACAAGAGCTCATTTTGCTAAGGCAAAAATGTCCAATATGATTCCTTTGAGCATCTTCAACGCTGATTCTGCAGCAGGATATACGTTGGCTTCCAACGGTCAGGCTTATTCCGGACCTGTAGGAACAATTCTTGGTATGTATACGCCGGAAACTCCGATTACCAACATTGCAGGACGTTTTTCTCTAAACAAACAGTTGGGAGATCATAACGTAACATTCGGCGTGTTGGAACAGTTTTACCACGTAGACCAATTCACATCCAACCGTGCTTTCTTCTTCCAGAGTGTGGAACCGCAGCCGCAGCGATTAATTGGGCCGAATACGGATGCCGACGGTTTCTATAACTACAATGCAGGCGGAGAATATCATAGCGGAACAGAAAACAAGCTTTCGGTTTACGGTACCGATGAATGGAAAGTAACGGACAACTTTAATTTGAGCTACGGTCTGCATTTAAGAAACCACGTCCTTGACGGCGAATATTCGTTGACGCCGAGAACTGTCGGTTTCAGCTTTACCAATGCCAATCAGTTTGATCAGATCAATAAAAGCTTCTTCCAGATTGCCGGAAGTCTGAATGCGACGTACAACATCACGAAGAATTTCGGGGTTTTAGCGAACTTCCTGTATACCGAAGAAAACAGAAGGCTTGAAAGTTATTCTCAGGCTTTTGAACCAAACACCAATAAAATCAAAAGTCCGCTTGGCGCATTCGGAGTTTTCTGGAACACCAACTGGATCCAGCTTATTTCACAGGCGACCTATCTGAAAAAAAATAATAACCTAAACAGATACAACCTTGTAAATCCTGCTAACAGCTCCCAGGCACAGGTTGCAACCGTTTATTACGATATTCAGACGTTAGGTTGGACAACCGATTTCGTGGTAAAACCTTTCAAAGGATTCAATTTACATTATCTGGTGACATTCCAAAATCCGGTTTATAAGAAATTTAATTTCAATGCGTTCGGAAAAGATTACGATTACAGTGACAACAACGTGTTAGGTGTTGCTAAAGTGTTGATGGAAATCGATCCAAGCTATACCGTTGATAAATGGAGATTCTGGGCAAGTTTCAGATACTTTTCCAAGCAGTACGCGAACCTAACAAACGCGCTTTATTTTGCTCCGAGATGGGAAACTTTCGGTGGCGTGAGTTATACGGTTAATAAAAATATCAACATTGGTGCAACGGTCATCAACTTCCTTAACCAGCGAGGAGCCAGTGGAACCATCAACGGTGCAGAGCTCATTACCGATGCAAGCCCGTACTACGGCAAACTGTTGACCGGAACATACATTATGCCATTAACAGGTCAGTTTTCCGTAAGCTTTAATTTTTAA
- a CDS encoding SDR family oxidoreductase, producing the protein MKSKDQLEQSLRGKTVVITGGSSGVGRAAAEAFALEGCNIVVAARGKEALEETVALCRDLEVSAMAVPTDVSVASEVQNLANKALQFNGRIDIWINNAGVMASGKFEDIPMDLNEQVIKTNLFGYMHGAYSVLPVFKKQNEGILINNISIGGFMPAPYSAVYSATKFGIRGMMECLHGEISDFPEVYICNIYPQIQRSTGNMHSAKYSGLDFKIPPFAADPRDTAAKMVELAKNPRKEMFPDVMSRLLTGMYKFFPKPVINTASAGMRLMMKLKNAPSDSGNVMQPSPQPHRIYGETILPVPSRKTKIALLTGLGLGLTYMFLKGRSSGKSQIS; encoded by the coding sequence ATGAAATCAAAAGATCAATTAGAGCAAAGCCTCAGGGGAAAAACGGTGGTTATCACCGGAGGAAGCAGCGGCGTAGGAAGAGCGGCGGCCGAAGCGTTTGCCCTCGAAGGCTGTAATATTGTAGTCGCAGCCCGGGGAAAAGAAGCTCTGGAAGAAACGGTAGCTTTATGCCGCGACCTTGAAGTCTCCGCAATGGCTGTTCCGACGGACGTTTCTGTTGCAAGTGAAGTACAGAACCTCGCCAATAAGGCTTTGCAGTTTAACGGGAGAATCGATATCTGGATCAACAATGCGGGCGTTATGGCCAGCGGTAAATTTGAGGACATCCCGATGGATCTGAACGAACAGGTGATCAAAACCAATCTTTTCGGCTATATGCACGGAGCTTACAGTGTGCTGCCGGTTTTCAAAAAACAGAACGAAGGAATTTTAATCAATAATATATCCATCGGCGGATTTATGCCGGCGCCGTACAGTGCGGTATACTCTGCAACGAAATTCGGGATCCGCGGGATGATGGAATGCCTTCATGGGGAAATTTCAGATTTCCCGGAAGTGTATATCTGCAATATCTATCCTCAGATTCAGCGTTCTACGGGAAATATGCATTCGGCAAAATATTCCGGACTGGATTTTAAAATTCCGCCTTTTGCGGCTGACCCGAGAGATACTGCTGCAAAAATGGTGGAACTGGCAAAGAACCCGAGAAAAGAAATGTTCCCGGATGTGATGTCAAGACTACTTACCGGAATGTATAAATTCTTTCCGAAACCGGTAATCAATACCGCTTCTGCGGGAATGAGGCTGATGATGAAGCTGAAAAATGCGCCTTCGGATTCCGGAAACGTCATGCAGCCTTCGCCGCAGCCTCACCGGATCTACGGGGAAACCATTCTTCCGGTTCCGTCCAGGAAAACAAAAATTGCCTTACTTACCGGACTTGGATTGGGATTAACCTATATGTTTTTAAAAGGCAGATCCTCAGGAAAAAGTCAGATAAGCTAA
- a CDS encoding glycoside hydrolase family 3 N-terminal domain-containing protein: MKKNRLTLLQFSRKAKYSGLFLALVAASPFVKAQNNPTVTVDGKIFKDLNKNGKLDVWEDTRLAVDKRIDAIIRQMTNAEKAELLIGTGMPGIEVLTGPVGDSKQGLVPGAAGGTASLERFGIPATVVADGPAGLRIAPTRTNDSQTYYATAFPVGTALASTWNTALLKEVGKAMGNEVKEYGVDVLLAPALNIQRNPLNGRNFEYYSEDPLISGKTAAAIVNGIQSQGVGTSIKHFAANNEETNRLTINAHVSERAMRELYLRNFEIAVKESQPWTVMSSYNKVNGVYTSDSKDLLTEVLRNEWGFKGIVMTDWFGGFPGFESIRTGGISDVVKQMNAGNDLLMPGIPAQKKVLLEALNSGKVSRETADLNVKRILEYIFKTPTFAQYQYSNKPLLSRNAEITRNAAAEGMVLLKNEKNALPFAEKQKKVSLFGVTSYAWITGGTGSGSVNNKHTVSLLEGLTSAGYQLDQELVGLYKPYAEKEAAAEKEKRKKRGILALPERLPEMKMDDAFIAEKAETSAIAFVTLGRNSGEGGDRVVENDFNLATEEIEMLDKISKAFHAKGKKVVVILNIGGVIETASWKDKVDAILLAWQPGQEGGHSVADVISGKVNPSGKLTMTFPVNYSDHASSKNFPGVPADNPKDVTYQEGVYVGYRYFSTFKVKPSFEFGYGKSYTDFTYSNIKTNSNTFSNALEVKVDVKNTGNVSGKEVVELYLSAPGKTLDKPVSELKAYAKTKELKPGETETVTMTLSPKDLASFETAKSAWVVEAGNYKILVGASSLDIRQTAGFSVPKELTAERVRPILPADEKFEDLKP; encoded by the coding sequence ATGAAGAAGAATAGATTAACCTTATTGCAGTTTTCCCGGAAAGCAAAGTACTCGGGGCTGTTTCTTGCTTTGGTGGCGGCATCGCCTTTTGTAAAAGCACAGAATAATCCGACGGTTACTGTTGACGGAAAAATATTTAAGGACCTGAATAAAAACGGTAAGCTGGATGTTTGGGAAGATACCAGGCTTGCGGTAGATAAACGAATCGATGCGATCATCCGGCAGATGACTAATGCTGAAAAAGCGGAGCTTCTGATCGGAACCGGGATGCCGGGAATTGAAGTGCTCACCGGTCCGGTAGGAGATTCAAAACAAGGGCTGGTTCCTGGTGCAGCCGGCGGAACCGCTTCTCTGGAAAGATTCGGAATTCCTGCTACGGTCGTGGCGGACGGACCTGCCGGACTGAGGATTGCCCCAACCCGTACGAATGATTCCCAGACCTATTATGCTACCGCATTTCCCGTAGGAACGGCACTGGCTTCCACATGGAACACGGCACTGCTGAAAGAAGTAGGAAAGGCGATGGGGAATGAAGTAAAGGAGTATGGCGTCGACGTCCTTCTTGCCCCTGCCTTAAACATCCAGAGAAACCCGCTTAACGGGAGGAATTTTGAGTATTATTCCGAAGATCCGCTGATCTCGGGAAAAACGGCTGCTGCCATAGTGAACGGAATCCAGTCTCAGGGAGTCGGAACGTCCATCAAGCATTTTGCAGCCAATAACGAGGAAACCAATCGTCTTACCATCAACGCCCACGTCTCCGAAAGGGCGATGCGGGAGCTGTATCTCAGAAATTTCGAAATTGCTGTTAAGGAATCCCAGCCATGGACAGTGATGTCTTCTTACAATAAGGTGAACGGTGTTTATACTTCCGATTCCAAAGATCTGCTGACCGAGGTATTAAGAAATGAATGGGGCTTCAAAGGAATCGTGATGACCGACTGGTTCGGCGGTTTCCCGGGATTTGAATCCATCAGGACAGGAGGAATTTCTGATGTTGTAAAACAGATGAATGCCGGCAACGATCTACTAATGCCCGGAATTCCTGCCCAGAAAAAGGTTTTGCTGGAAGCGCTGAATTCAGGAAAGGTATCGCGGGAAACGGCTGATCTCAATGTAAAAAGAATCCTTGAATATATTTTTAAAACGCCCACATTTGCCCAGTATCAGTACAGCAACAAACCGCTTCTCAGCCGTAATGCGGAGATAACGAGAAATGCCGCCGCCGAAGGAATGGTATTGTTGAAAAACGAGAAAAATGCTTTGCCTTTTGCTGAAAAACAAAAGAAAGTTTCTTTATTCGGGGTAACGTCTTATGCCTGGATCACGGGCGGAACAGGAAGCGGCAGTGTCAACAACAAGCATACTGTTTCCCTGTTGGAAGGCCTTACCTCCGCAGGCTATCAGCTCGATCAAGAACTGGTAGGTCTCTATAAGCCTTACGCGGAAAAAGAAGCGGCTGCCGAAAAAGAGAAACGGAAGAAAAGAGGGATCCTGGCGCTGCCTGAAAGGCTTCCCGAAATGAAAATGGATGATGCATTTATTGCTGAAAAAGCCGAAACTTCAGCCATTGCCTTTGTCACGTTAGGAAGGAATTCAGGAGAAGGCGGTGACCGTGTGGTGGAAAACGACTTCAATTTAGCCACCGAAGAAATCGAAATGCTGGATAAAATTTCCAAGGCTTTCCATGCCAAAGGAAAAAAGGTGGTGGTTATCCTCAACATCGGCGGTGTTATTGAAACGGCTTCCTGGAAAGATAAAGTAGATGCCATTCTGCTGGCCTGGCAGCCGGGGCAGGAGGGCGGACATTCCGTGGCGGATGTGATCTCCGGAAAAGTAAATCCTTCTGGAAAACTGACGATGACATTCCCGGTAAATTATTCGGATCATGCTTCGTCCAAAAATTTTCCTGGAGTTCCGGCAGATAATCCGAAAGACGTTACCTATCAGGAAGGCGTTTATGTAGGATACCGTTATTTCAGTACTTTTAAGGTGAAGCCTTCTTTTGAATTCGGTTATGGCAAGTCGTATACGGATTTCACATATTCAAATATCAAAACAAATTCAAATACTTTTAGCAATGCATTGGAAGTGAAGGTAGATGTTAAAAACACAGGAAACGTTTCGGGCAAAGAAGTCGTGGAGCTCTACCTTTCCGCACCGGGAAAAACGTTGGATAAACCCGTATCCGAACTGAAAGCGTATGCTAAAACCAAAGAACTGAAGCCGGGAGAGACTGAAACCGTTACCATGACCTTATCCCCGAAAGATCTGGCTTCATTTGAAACGGCAAAGTCGGCCTGGGTAGTGGAAGCTGGAAATTATAAAATCCTGGTCGGTGCTTCTTCGCTGGACATCAGGCAAACTGCAGGATTCTCCGTACCTAAAGAGCTAACCGCAGAAAGAGTACGGCCCATACTTCCGGCAGATGAGAAATTTGAAGATCTGAAACCTTAA
- a CDS encoding alpha/beta hydrolase: MKKFIIAGLFFAGLAVHAQKTIPLYQGKAPGTENWTQKEAQQFSQPFKTEVVYNVTQPSMLLFEADKSKANGTVIVIAPGGGFQSLSINREGIEMAKKLAENGITAVVLKYRLLETKSNDPAKEMMDNIKNRVDFDTRTAPIKEMAGNDIRTAISYIRTHAGELKINPEKLGVIGFSAGASVILESVFHSKDASTIPNFAASIYGGPSREILDTAIPTSPLPLFICAASDDQLKLAPKSVLLYSKWQEAGQPAELHIYEKGGHGFGMGKQNLPVDQWSDVYLDWLKFHKFL, from the coding sequence ATGAAAAAATTCATCATAGCAGGATTATTTTTTGCCGGTCTGGCAGTGCATGCCCAGAAGACCATTCCATTGTACCAGGGAAAAGCACCCGGAACAGAAAACTGGACACAGAAAGAAGCGCAGCAATTCAGCCAGCCTTTTAAAACCGAAGTTGTTTATAATGTTACGCAACCGTCCATGCTTCTTTTTGAGGCTGATAAATCCAAAGCCAACGGAACCGTGATCGTGATTGCTCCCGGCGGCGGATTCCAGAGTTTATCCATCAACCGCGAAGGAATCGAGATGGCCAAAAAGCTGGCTGAAAACGGAATTACGGCTGTGGTTTTAAAATACAGGCTGTTGGAAACCAAATCCAACGACCCGGCAAAGGAAATGATGGACAACATTAAGAACAGGGTTGATTTCGATACCCGGACAGCGCCCATCAAAGAAATGGCAGGAAATGATATCAGAACGGCGATTTCCTACATCAGAACTCATGCCGGAGAGCTGAAGATCAATCCTGAAAAACTGGGTGTGATCGGTTTTTCGGCCGGAGCCAGTGTTATTCTGGAAAGTGTTTTTCACAGCAAGGACGCTTCCACGATCCCCAATTTTGCAGCATCCATTTACGGAGGTCCAAGCCGTGAAATCCTGGATACGGCCATTCCAACATCCCCGCTTCCCCTGTTTATCTGTGCGGCAAGCGATGACCAGCTGAAGCTGGCGCCGAAATCGGTTTTGCTGTACAGCAAGTGGCAGGAAGCCGGACAGCCCGCAGAGCTTCATATTTATGAAAAAGGAGGCCACGGTTTCGGAATGGGTAAACAGAATCTTCCTGTAGACCAATGGTCTGATGTATATCTGGACTGGCTAAAGTTTCATAAATTTTTATAG